The genome window GCCGGGGCCTACCACGGTCAAGGCGAAAACCGCCCCGTCGAAACCCACATCATTCCCATCATTCTTCAAGTAGCTCTAGGCCACCGCGATGGAGTGAAGATTTTTGGCGACGACTGGCCGACGAAGGATGGCACGTGCGTCCGGGACTATATTCACGTCAAGGATCTTGCCGACGCTCACCTCCTGGCGCTTGAAACCAACAAGCCCGGTCAGCACAGGATGTACAATCTCGGGTCCGGCGACGGGTATTCGGTCCGTGAAGTCATCGAGATGTGTCGAAAAGTGACTGGCCATCCGATCCCGGCGGATATTGCTCCCCGACGAGCCGGTGACCCCGCGATTCTTATTGCGTCCAGCGACAAGGCTCGTCACGAACTCGGGTGGAACCCGACGCACACAGACCTCGAGACAATTGTGTCTACAGCGTGGGACTTCGCTCAATCGCTCGGAGATCGTGCACATTCTTTGCCCAAGGCGACGTCATAGAGAGCAGGCAGCTAGACGACGCCATACATAACGCGCACGCCATGCGGCCGCGTCACTCTCGTCTAGCCTTTGCATTGTCTTCGGCGGGACCGTGCCCCCACCGCTGTAAGCGCCGAGCTGCTTGTACGCCCTCGGACAGTGTTGATGCCCACGGCTCGAAGCGGAACTTACGGAATTCGTCGATGATGGCGTCGAAATCAGTCGCTCCGAGGAGCGTGCTTATCACTTTTCGTTCACTCGTGACATCGACACCTTGAGCGTCGAGGGCGTCGATGGTGGTCACGAGATCATCAAGCGATTCGACGCTCAACGCGGTCAACAGCGCGATACCAGAATCGGTTTTCTGCCCACGATGAAGAGCGAGGAGCGAATAAGGCAACGACGCTCCCTCGTCGAATTTCTGTTCCTGTAAAGCACGACGATAAGCAAGTCCTGCCAAGGATTCATGTTCATTCCGATCCATGATCCCCCACATACACAGGGCAAATGAACGCGACTGGGATGGGAAGGCTTGGGCTGCACTCAAGAAAACATCACGAAGGGTGTGGCGTAGTGGCGAATAGCGAAGACCATGGCTGATGTCTCGCAAACTGCCAGTATTGAGAGCTCGAATCCAACGTTGAGCCACAACGGGATCACTAAAGTCGGGTTGTTGTCCTTCTGATGATGCACTGGCAGCAATGTCGTCGGCTATCTCGCCGGTGAGCGTGATGAAATCTCGAAAGCTATCAAGGCGCAGTGACATCAGCGCACTACTGTCTAGACGCTCGTCGCTACCGAAAGCCGTGTTGAAACGACTTGCGGTCTCCCATGGACAAACGGTGTATTCGCCCCTGGGAGGTTCACTATCCATGTTCAGATCGCAGTCGACGTCGGCATCATCGGTGAAATGACTAATGAACTCGCGAATGTAGATATCGCTGAGCTGCGCCTCTTCAGCAATTTCATTACCCGCCTCGGGCGGAAAAGGCAGCACCGATTCGTCGGCGTCAAAAATGCTGGCCGCGTCGCTGTTCGGTAACGACGAATCCGTACTAGCACGGAGGTCAGAGAACCAGCTTTTCAAAGCTTCGCCATGGCCGACGCTTCCAGTGTCGAAATGGCCACCTGCGTCGAAAGACATGACGGCAAATGGCTGTCCTGCCCGGAGCGTGTCAACGCCAACGACTGCTGTGACCTCGATGCCTTTCGCCCACAAAGTCGACATAATCGTGTTGATGGCTCGGAGCGTGTCCGCAGATCCGTTTTCAGTGTGATCATCGATAGTCACCGTCGCGCTAAGACCATTGTCGCCGACGTGCTTTGTGACGTGGGCAGATGTGAATGTCGCGCCGGGCAGCTCGAGGTTCGCTGCTCCCGCGGTCGTCGCCCGTCGTCGATGATCGTCGTAGTGCATCCCGGTTTGGGCACCCTTCATCATCGACGCCACAAGATCGACAGCTCCAGGTTCGTCGATAATTAACCAACATGCTGACGAGAGAGGGATGTCAAGAGAGCCGAGCGCACGGTCGAAGCTATCTGCGTTATCAACTGGAGTGGCGAGTACACACACTCCGCTAGACATTCGTTCTGATGGACGTTCCGCCTGACCAGTGGATGTCTTGGGACCACCACAGTTTTCGCAGCAGGAGTCACCGATCAGGATCAGGTTTTTATTGGTTGAGTTCTCTCCGAGGATCCGTGGCAACGCTCCTAGAACCGCGCCGACGGTGTCAGAGGATGGGCGGGGACGGGCAAAAATGGAAAACACGTCGGACGTACCGGCGCTACACGAGGAATGGCAATCTGTCATGGCCGCTAGTTTGGCAATTAATGTCGCACCATCACCGCCGAGACGAGGGCAAAACTGCGCACGCTGTGGATAACTATTACCCTGTGGATAACTGGTAGAGCACCACCGGTCGCGACCTCACACAGAGCACTGGAAGATACCGTGCCCATCACTATTATTGTGAACTAGTGTCGATACGGGGTGATCGTGGCGGTACGTGGAGGTACACGGAAACAGGCACGACGGGGCTAAATTCGTGGAATACCACTACTTATCATGGTGTTGTGGGTAGTGTCGCGTTAATATCGATCCTTTTAAATAACGACCAATTAAACGACGAAATCAACAAATGATATCGAGGACTAATAATGACAATGGATAATGACGAAACGATGTACGAGCTTGAATATCCTGAGCCGGAAACACAATCCGACGCTAGTAACGGCCTATCGCTCGTCGTAGCGCTCCAGGGCTACGCTGACGCTGGCCAAGCTATTGATAACGCAGGGTCGCACATCAAAGCAGCCTTGGAACATGCACCATTAGCGACATTTAATAACGATCTCCTTATTGATTATCGCTCACGGCGGCCTGCCGTACATATCGTCGACAATGAGTTAGCGCCTGCCGAAAAGACAGAACTCTCTTTAGACGTTGTGCGTGATAATGCAGGAATTCCGTTCCTTCTTTTATCCGGGCCGGAACCCGATTTACGGTGGAGTGCGTTTACTGAGGCCGTCACCGACCTATCTAAACGTTTTAAGGTGACAAAAGCGGTGAGCCTTTATTCCGCTCCGATGCCGGTTCCCCATACCCGCCCTCTTATCGTGACCCAACACGGCTCGTACAAATCGGATCCGCTCCGGTATCCCCGCTTTGACGGGCGTATTACCGTACCGGGGTCTGCTCAGCTCGAGCTCGAAATGAAAATGGCCAAAGAAGGTATCGAGACGGCAGGGTTTACGGCTCATGTTCCGCACTACATTGCCGCCTCGGAATATCCCTCCGCGGTGGTCAAACTGCTCCGAGCTGTGGAAGAAACAGCAGGTGTTTCTATTCCCTTGCAAGCGTTGGAGCGGGAGTCAGAAAAAGTTGAGCGCGAACTCGAAGAGCAGGTTGAGGAGTCGGGTGAGATAGCTGCCGTCGTCCATGCTCTCGAAGCCCAGTATGACCAAGAAACCGCACGGTATAGGGAGCGTCATGACCGCGGACTACTCAGCTCTGATGGTGAAGTGCCCACTGGGGATGAAATCGGCGCAGAACTAGAAAAGTTCCTCGCGCAGGTGAACCGCGATAAAGATACTCAGGATATCGGTACTGGGGATGACGGTGTCGAGGATATTGGTGCCGAGTCGTGGGACGAGTCGGATAGTCCGCGTTCTGATGACGATGACGACAACAGTGGCGACCGTCGGCCACACTCCGATGGAGGCGATGACTCAGACGAAGACTAAACGAGACTATTAGGATAAAGCCGTGAACCTAGCTAGTTACCTTCCCGACCTTGCTGACGTCCCCGAATCCTTATACGACGAAGCAATATCTGATTCATTTCGAAGCTGGGTTCGCTCCCGAGGAATTACCCTCTTCCCTGCCCAAGAAGAAGCAATCCTCGGAACAGAAGCCGGTGATAATGTCATCGTCGCAACACCCACCGGTTCTGGGAAATCACTTGTCGCCTTATATGCGCACTTCTTCGCACTTGCGCATAACAGGCGAACATTCTATACAGCACCAATTAAAGCGCTGGTCAATGAAAAATTCTTTGCTCTGTGCGACGCCTTTGGTGCGAAAAATGTCGGGATGATGACAGGAGATGCCACTGTCAATGGCAAAGCTCCGATTATTTGTGCAACTGCCGAAATCGTAGCCAATATTGCTTTACGCGATGGTCCGGATGCTGAGATAGACCAGGTAGTGATGGATGAGTTCCATTACTATTCCGATCCTCAGCGAGGGTGGGCATGGCAAGTTCCACTTCTTGAACTTCCATCGACACAGTTTATTTTGATGTCTGCCACCTTGGGAGACACAACTTTCCTGCGCAAAGACTTAAGCGCCCGAACGGAACGGGATACAGATCTCGTTGATGGAACTGAACGGCCTGTTCCCCTATCGTTTTCTTACGTCTATACGCCTATTCATGAGACAATTGGGGAGCTTATTAAAGACGATAAGGCGCCCATTTACATTGTTCACTTCTCACAGCGGGAAGCGGCGGAACGTGCTCAAGCTCTCAAAGGGCATGTGAAAATTTCTGCAGAGACCAAGGAAAAGATTCGCGAAACAATCGGGGACTTTCGTTTTTCCTCGGCATTTGGGCGTCAATTATCCAGTCTCGTCCGTCAAGGCATTGGTGTTCATCACGCGGGAATGCTCCCGAAATACCGTCGTCTCGTCGAAAAGCTTGCCCAAGCTGGCTTACTAACAGTGATTTGTGGAACTGACACACTCGGTGTGGGTATTAACGTTCCTATCCGCACGGTGCTTTTTAGTGGGCTCGCGAAATACGATGGCCAGCGACACAGAGTTTTGCGTTCCAGGGAATTTCACCAGATTGCCGGGCGAGCTGGTCGCGCTGGTTTTGATACTGCCGGTTATGTCGTCATCGAAGCACCTGAACACGAAATTGAGAATTATCAGGCACGGCAGAAGGCCGGGAGTGATCCTAAAAAACTTAAGAAGCTGCGGAAGAAGTCAGCACCCGAAGGTCGCGCAACATGGGCCGAAAGCACCTATGAGCGCCTCATTAACGCTGAGCCAGAACAGATGACCAGCCAATTTGCGGTATCCAGTTCCATGTTGCTCAACGTTCTGTCCCGCCCGGGGAATGGCTTTGAGGCCATGAAACACCTACTGCGTGGTAATCACGAAAGCCGTGCGAAGCAAAACCGGCATATTCATATGGCTATTGATTTATTCAGGGGCCTTAAGCAAGCCGGAATAATCGAGCAATCTGACACACCCGACGATACTGGTCGTTATTGTCACGTGACCGACGAATTACAACGTGACTTTGCGTTGAACCAACCGTTATCGCCATTCGCCGTCGCCGCTTTGGAGATTCTCGATCCTGATAGCGAGACTTTCACGCTCGATATCATCAGCGTGATGGAGTCGATTCTCGACGATCCGTCGCCGCTACTCCGGGCGCAGGAAAAGAAAGAGCGGGGCGAAGAGATTGCCGCGCTCAAAGCGGAGGGCGTCGACTACACCGAGCGAATGGCGATTGTCGAGGACATTACGTGGCCAATGCCTCTTAAGGAGGAGCTTGACGAGGCGTTTGAGGCATATAGCGAAGGTCACCCGTGGGCGCGAGAATTCTCCCTCTCCCCCAAGTCTGTTGTGCGCCACATGATCGAGCGTGCAATGAACTTTTCTGATCTCATTGCAGCCTATGGTTTAGCCAGGTCAGAGGGTGTTATTCTTCGTTATCTCACCGACGCGTGGCGGACGTTGCTCAACACGGTCCCCGCGGAGTATCACACTGATGAGTTAGACGACATTATTGATTGGCTATCGGAACTCATTATCCAAGTTGACTCGTCATTATTGGATGAATGGAATCGTATGGCTGATCCAGATACTCCGATCACCGACAAGGAAGTTGAAGAACGAGCCTTCGGTGATGGTAGTGAACGTGCACTCACTGCCAATACGCGAGCATTTACGCGCATGGTTCGGAACGTCTTTTTCCGGTTTGTTGAGCTCTTTGCCTTCGAGAAAGAGGACGAACTCGATGAACTGACCGACCGCGTAGCAACCGAAGAGCTGACAAGCACGCCCGATTGGCCAGCAGCACTCGACGATTACTTCGACAATTTCGCTGATTTAGGCGTGGACGCATCTGCCCGTTCCGCAGACATGATCATCATCAAAGAAAACGGGCGTTCGTGGTCGGTTCGACAAATTATCGACGACCCCGACGGGAATCACGATTGGGCCATCACCGGGACCGTCGATCTCGATGCGTCCGATGAGGCCGGCGATGTTCGGCTCTCTGGGCTCAGCATCGTTGAGGGCGATTAGCTACAGGATCAGTAGCTCTCACCCTAATTACGACGCCTCAATCAGGACAGAGCATTGGCGTTCCGCGACACTTCTTCGAAAGCCCGCGTAATCTGTCGGCCAATGTGCTGGAACTGCTCTCCCCTACTTGGAGACGTACTGGAACGATAAGCCAGTCCGATTTCGCGATGGCAGGGCACAGACCCTTTCTTGAACTTCGCGATCGCGATATTTTCCTGGCGTCCTTCCACGGGCAAGGCAGAGGCAGGCACCAATGTAGAACCCAGGCCACCAGCCACACACTGCACAACCGTCGTCAAACTAGCGACTCGTGTGACAGCCTGGTTTGCTTTTGATCCCTTGCCGGTACGGCGGCACAGATCCAGAACTTGATCACGTAAGCAGTGGCCGTCGTCGAGAAGAAGAAGGTTGAGGTCCTCCAGCACCTTCGGATCAACGTTTGTCTTGCCAGCTAATTCATGCCCCTCTGGCACAACGAGGAAGAAGTCTTCGTCATAGAGGTGCTGCTCGATTAGTCCGCTCTCACCGGATGGGAGGGCAAACACGGCGACATCGATCGTTCCCTGCTTCAGGCTTTCAACTAAATGATGGGTTTGTTCTTCGACGATATTCGGCTGAACTTCCGGCATCTCGAGGTTGATGAGTTGAAGAAGGTGCGGAAGGATATACGGCGCGACGGTGGGGATAATTCCGATCGTGATCGGACCCGAGGGGGAATCGCTGACTCCTCGAGCATGAGCGACGAAATCGTCGGTAGTATCCAAAGCTGCGCGTGCGTAAGGAAGGAGAGCTTGTCCAGCCGAGGTGACAATGACTTTCCGTGTTGAGCGTTCAATAAGCTGTAGGTTCAGGCCGCTCTCGAGAGCAACGAGAGCCTGCGAGAGGGACGGTTGCGAAATCCCCAAACGCGCTGCTGAAGTACTAAAGTGACGGTGCTCCGCGATGGTCACGAAGGCACGAAGTTGAGCGATTGTAGGGCGATACTCTCTATTATTCATGGTTATAACTGTACACTAGATATTTAAGTTTTACCTCTTGACACACCCGATAAATCATGCCATGCTTTATAGCGTTAGATAATTAACCAATCGATGACACTTTCAAGTAGGAGGAAGCAATGGCATTGCTGACCATCGGTGACCAGTTCCCCGATTTCGAATTGACCGCGCTGAAGGGCGGAGACCTGCGCGAGGTCAACGCCAACCAGCCCGAAGACTACTTCGAGGAGATCAACAACCAGTCCTACGAGGGCAAGTGGCGTGTCATCTTCTTCTACCCGAAGGACTTCACCTTCGTATGCCCCACCGAAATCGCAGCATTCGGCAAGCTGAATGACGAGTTCGAGGATCGCGATACCCAGATCCTCGGTGGCTCCGTCGACAACGAGTTCTCCCACTTCAACTGGCGTGCAACCCACCCGGATCTGAAAACGATTCCGTTCCCGATGATTTCCGATATCAAGCACGACCTCATTAAGGCCCTCGGTGTTGAGAATGCCGACGGTGTTGCAGACCGCGCTACCTTCATCGTCGACCCTGACAACGTCATCCAGTTCGTGTCCGTCACCCCGGACGCTGTTGGACGTAACGTCGACGAGGTTCTGCGTGTTCTCGATGCACTTCAGTCCGAGGAAGTCTGCGCCTGCAACTGGCAGAAGAATGACCCCACCAAGAACATCGACAAGATGGATGTTCTCAACGAAGAGCTGAAGTAAGCACCTGCTTCCAGCTCCATTCGACTGTCTCAGTCGTCACCGAAACTATCTCGCCATCACTAAGGACGGTTCATAATGGCACTTGACAACCTTAAAGAGGGTCTCCCGGAGTACGCGAAAGACCTCAAACTGAACTTGGGCACCCTCTCGCGCTCGACCGAGCTGTCGGAGCAGCAGCTCTGGGGCACGTTCCTCGCGACTGCTGCAGCAACGCGGAATGACACTATCATCTCGGAAATCGCTGAGGAAGCATCGCAGCACCTTTCCGATGAGTATGTCAACGCCGCCTACGGCGCAGCGTCGATCATGGCCATGAATAACGTCGCGTACCGCGCGAAGTCGTTCCTCGGCTCCGACTATGCCCAGGTCCGCATGGGTCTGCGGATGAACATCATCAACAAGTCCGGGATCGACAAGGTTGATTTCGAGCTCATGGCTCTCGCCGTGTCGACCATCAACGGTTGCCACGACTGCACCAAGGCTCACGAGAAGACGGTGACGAGTGAAGGCCTAACCAAGGAACAGGTTTTCGAGGCCGTTAAGATTGCCGCAACCATTCAGGGTGTAGCGCAGGCAATTCAGATCGAGGCTGCTCGGTAGAGTTTTTGCCCCTTTGAGTTCAGTGTGGCTCTCTGAGTTTCTCTTCCCTGGCGTCCAGTACGCCAGGGATTTTTCTTACATACCCCTTATTTGTTCTCCTTGCGATACTTTATCGACAATTATTTGCGGTTGATTTAAGATCTTCTACGTCCGAATCTTTGCCCCCCTGTACTGAGGAGAACGTTAGCCTGTGGTCCGGCCCGCGCATCTCAGCACGACACGTCGCAGTCCTGGAGATTTAGACTCCTCAGAGGAGTCGACCTCTCCTAGTTCGCCCCACTCTCCTGGCTCGATTGTCTTCAGGGATTTCTCACTGGCCCCGCTGAACGCCGAATCGACTACTACCTCAACCGATCCTCACCCTTCCCACCCGCTATTGCACATCAGTGAGCTGCATATTAACCCCGGGGAATAGGTCGTCGTCTCGGGGCAATCCGGAGCCGGAAAAAGCCTCTTCCTCAACTCAATTATCGACGCCGGTACACGGCCATCAGTACATTCATCGCGACATCACAACCCCCACCACGTGGGAATACAGACCACTGGTTACTGTTCGATCTCAGGAACTCTTGGCTTTTGTGCTCAAAATTCGTCGACGTCACTTGATCCTCTTACCCCTGTGAGGACACAAGTTTCATACGCTCTACCAGGAGAATCCCGACGAGAAGCGATCGACCATGCAGATACCCTGCTCGATCGCGTAGGGCTGGATGGCTCCCGTTACCCCCTGGAATTATCCGGCGGCCAGCGGCAGAGGGCCTGTCTTATCCTCGCATTAATCCACCAACCCGACGTCCTTATCGCAGATGAAGTGACCAGCGCACTGGATCCCGTCACTTCATTAGCAATAAGGGACATGCTGCGCGAGTTTTACGACACCTATCATCCAACAATCGTAATGGCGACGCATGACGTCTCTGGCTTCGTTCCTCTAGCAACACGACATCTGCACATTGATGACGGTGTCCTCGTCGACCATACGGACAACGCAGCTAGAGGAGTCACATGCCAGTAGTTTCTCCCTCCAACCAGCCGTCGGAGCTCTCTGGATCTCATCTTGTTTCTTTACACGACGCCACGTGCGAAGGGCGTTTCCGCGCTTGTTCATGCGATCTCTACGCCGGCGAAAAAGTGGGGATCGTCGGCAAGTCGGGCTCCGGAAAGACCAGCCTCTTGCGAGCGATAATGGGCAGTCTTCCGTTAGACGACGGCACACGCACAGCTCCTGACCACCGTGGATGGTGCGCATTTGTTCCACAACAGCCAGATGCCACCTTGCATCCCCTGATGACGGTTCAGTCCATTATCCGGGAAGCGACGCTGATCGCAGGAGTGGAAGCGCCAGACTGTGAGGAACTTGTCGGCTCATTAGGGCTCCCGACGGATGTTTTAAATCGGCGGCCTCAACAGTTATCCGGAGGTCAGCGTCAACGTGTTGCTTTAGCTCGTGCACTAGCAACCCGCCCCTCTGTCGTCCTTGCCGACGAAATTGTCTCTGCCCTCGACGCGGAGAGCGCGACAACAACCATGACCGTTCTAAGTGCCTACCAGCAACAATCGTCATGTGCAGTGGCGGTAACGGGTCATGACGTGAGGTTTATGGTCTCGATGTGTGACCGCATCATCGTTCTTGACGATGGTCGCATTGTTGATGATCAAGCCGCAGCAGAGATTGGTAGCTCAGATGTTCCGCAGACCGCGGAATTGATTCACGCCGATCGAATTTTTCGGGGAGGTGTATGACGTGAAAGCTTTATCGCTATTCGGAGGTCGTCGGAACTCTAGACAACTGCTCCCCGCGTATATCTACCTGCTGTTGATCAGCCAATTACTGTTCAACATCGGTTTCTATATTGTTGTGCCCTTTCTAGGGGTCGTCCTGGCAGATGGTTTTGCTCAAGCCGGAACAATGATCGGCTTAGTCCTCGGTTTGCGGACATTTTCACAACAGGGGCTGTTCTTTCTCGGCGGAGGGCTCACCGATAAATATGGGGCGCGCCCTATCCTGTTGACGGGGATTTCTCTGCGCGTACTTGGATTCATCACAACCGGCGTGACCAGCCATTACGCCACGGTCAATGGAAAGAGCGACAATCTGGCCCACACATGGTCACTCGCCGGATTCATAGGCGGCGTCGTCATTATTGGCTTTGCTGCCGCATTGTTCTCTCCCGCCGTCGAAACGTCATTGGCCGATTCGGGCGCACGCCTCGAAGCCCAAGGAAGGAGCACGAGAGCCCACATCTTTGCCTTAGATTCCGCCTATTCAACTGTCGGCTCTGGACTAGGCCCGCTTATTGGAGCACTGTTCCTTCCTCTCGGGTTCGACATTTGCTGCTACGCGGCAGCCGCCATCTTTGTCTTTTTGGGCATCACTCACTTGATCATGCTCCCCACCTCGGTCCACCCGGCCCGGCGCGGACCGATCACACAAGACTGGAGGCATGTCCTCCGAGACCGCCGTTTCCTTATTCTCGCAGCGGCATATTCCATGAGTCTCGTCGCCTATAACCAGATGTATCTGTCCCTGCCTGTGGAATTGACGCGAGGAACGGGGTCGGATCAATCGATGGGGATTATGTTCCTCATTGCTGGGCTGTGGGTCATCATTCTTCAAGTTCCGCTGGCCCGGATAGCGGCTCGGTATAGCCCCACGCGGGCGGTAGCCGTTGGCTTTCTCATCATGGCTAGCTCATTCACGATCATCGCAGTGTGCGCACCGTGGTCCCGGAGTTTGGCTCCCGCCATCGCCTTCGTCGTCGTTCTCAATGTGGGCAGCATGATTGTCAGCCCGATCGCGCGCGACCTCGTTGGAGTACACGCGAAGAACATCAAGTTGGGGACGTACTACGGGGTCCTCAATTCGGTTGGTGGGGCGGCCGTTCTCATCACTTCGCCACTTCTCGGAAAGCTTTTAAACAATGCCTACCACCCCACGCAATCAGCAATGATTCCGTGGATCGTTCTTGCTGCCGGGATGGTGGTTGCTGCCATCACTATTTACGTGTGGGGCCGACGCACGGCGAGGCTTTCACAACAGCCACGTCAAGCCGACGCGCCTGACAACTCATCACAATTAACTGATCAGATAGAGGAGTTCTCATCATGAAACGACTGTCGCTATTACTTGCCGTCCCTGTGGCAGCGACTGTGCTCACCGGATGCTTCAATAATTCGGACTCAACCGGTAACGACGGGGCAACAATCGGATTGGCCTTTGCCCCGGTGGCAAGTATGTCGCCCTATTCCGACGACGCCGTTCTAGCCAGCCGGATGGGTGTCGGGGAAACGCTAGTCACGTTAGGAGAGAATGGCGATGTTATGCCGTCATTGGCTGAGTCGTGGTCGGATGATTCCCCACGGTCGGTAACCTTCCACCTCCGTAGCGCTAAGTTCCATGACGGAAAGCCGCTGACCGCTCAAGCTGCGGCCACCAGTCTCACCCACGCGTGGAACGCCACCAACCGGCCGAAAGCCCTTGGAAAAGCCAACCTTACGTTTGAAGCCACTGACGACCACACGTTGAAAGTTACGTCGGAAAAGGACGACCCCATCCTGATTCAACGATTCGCTGACCCGGGAACAATGATTCTGTCACCTGATGCTTTCACCGGCGACGCCAAGAAGGATGGGGAAAAGAACGACGGTAAGGACGCAGAAGCAAAAGAGGGTTCCTCTGATGCTGCACCGGACTTAGTGAAACACGGAACCGGGGCATTTTCGCTCGACAAAAAAGCTAGCTCGACCCAAGCGGATCTGAAGGCGAATGACGATTACTGGGGCGGCAAGCCGAAACTCAATTCAGTCACCGTCAAGTTCATGACCGATGCGAGTGCCCGTACTGCCGCTTTCCGTTCAGGAGAGGTGCAACTTGCGACGGCTATTCCCACCTCCCAGGTTTCCGAGATTGAAAAGTCGGCGGGCGAGATCAAGTCAACGCCGCTTTTCCGCGCCATCCTTCTCCACCTCAATACGAAGAAGGGTGTATTCACCGATCCCGGTTTACGGGCAGCAGCGCGGGAGGCCATCAACAGCAAAGCCATCACGGACTCTGTGTTTGAAGGAAAAGCAGATGCTGCAACCGACCACCTGTTCAATCCGGCTGAAGAATGGGCACGTACCCCGGATGACGCATCCAAGAGCGCTGTTCCTGCTACGCAACCATCACAACAGAAGATCAAGCTTGCCACCTGGACTGAACGTGGCGAACTGCCAGAAGTAGCATCGATTGTTGCTGACCAGCTACGCCACGCAGGCTTCGTCGTAGATGTGACGACGAAGGATTACGATTCACTCGAAAGTAGCCTTCTTGACGGCCAGTTTGATGCTGTTATTGGAAGTCGTAACTACCTCATCGGTGCAGCCGACCCCGTTTCCTACCTGCAGTCCGACTACACGTGCGACGGCACATACAACTTGTCGCAGCTGTGCGATCCGGAGATTGATGAACAAATCTCGCGGGCAGATGCTACCTCTGACCTCAATGAGCGACGCACACTCGCGGCCGAAGCGGGAGCGCGCATCGTGGCTGACAATGCGGTTGTCCCTGTCGCCTACCCGCGGGGCTACATTGCGATGAAGGGAATGAAAGACGTCAGCGTGGATTCGTTTGAGCGACAATTACTCACTGCTAAGAGTCAGCGTGACTAATTCATCGACGCGCCCGCACCAATCCCCCTTGTCATTCCTACGGATCCCCTAGTTACCCCTCATCATGCCTTCACGACACCGTACTGCGCGCTCGTACCGCTCCATCCTGGGCCTTCTTACAGGAACAACTGTTCTTATAGTGCTCGGAGGACTTCTGTTTGCTGCCGTCCTTCCATGGCTTTCCGGGCGCGATATTGCGGTGTCTGTCTTTCGAGCACGTGAATCAGAACGGACTCCAGATCCGGAAGTCATAGAAAACATTCGGAATGAACTGGATTTGCCGTCGAACCCTATCGAAGGTATTCAGCGATTCTTTGTCGGCTTCGTCCATCTCGACTTCGGTGTCTCA of Corynebacterium kroppenstedtii DSM 44385 contains these proteins:
- a CDS encoding ABC transporter substrate-binding protein codes for the protein MKRLSLLLAVPVAATVLTGCFNNSDSTGNDGATIGLAFAPVASMSPYSDDAVLASRMGVGETLVTLGENGDVMPSLAESWSDDSPRSVTFHLRSAKFHDGKPLTAQAAATSLTHAWNATNRPKALGKANLTFEATDDHTLKVTSEKDDPILIQRFADPGTMILSPDAFTGDAKKDGEKNDGKDAEAKEGSSDAAPDLVKHGTGAFSLDKKASSTQADLKANDDYWGGKPKLNSVTVKFMTDASARTAAFRSGEVQLATAIPTSQVSEIEKSAGEIKSTPLFRAILLHLNTKKGVFTDPGLRAAAREAINSKAITDSVFEGKADAATDHLFNPAEEWARTPDDASKSAVPATQPSQQKIKLATWTERGELPEVASIVADQLRHAGFVVDVTTKDYDSLESSLLDGQFDAVIGSRNYLIGAADPVSYLQSDYTCDGTYNLSQLCDPEIDEQISRADATSDLNERRTLAAEAGARIVADNAVVPVAYPRGYIAMKGMKDVSVDSFERQLLTAKSQRD
- a CDS encoding MFS transporter, translated to MKALSLFGGRRNSRQLLPAYIYLLLISQLLFNIGFYIVVPFLGVVLADGFAQAGTMIGLVLGLRTFSQQGLFFLGGGLTDKYGARPILLTGISLRVLGFITTGVTSHYATVNGKSDNLAHTWSLAGFIGGVVIIGFAAALFSPAVETSLADSGARLEAQGRSTRAHIFALDSAYSTVGSGLGPLIGALFLPLGFDICCYAAAAIFVFLGITHLIMLPTSVHPARRGPITQDWRHVLRDRRFLILAAAYSMSLVAYNQMYLSLPVELTRGTGSDQSMGIMFLIAGLWVIILQVPLARIAARYSPTRAVAVGFLIMASSFTIIAVCAPWSRSLAPAIAFVVVLNVGSMIVSPIARDLVGVHAKNIKLGTYYGVLNSVGGAAVLITSPLLGKLLNNAYHPTQSAMIPWIVLAAGMVVAAITIYVWGRRTARLSQQPRQADAPDNSSQLTDQIEEFSS